In the genome of Tautonia rosea, the window AGATTAGTGAAGGGCTCTGGAGTCGCCTTCTCCCCTTGATCGAGTCGGCACGCACCGAGTGGAACGAGCCGGATCATGGCATCTGGGAAATCCGCTCGTCAGGTCGACCCTTTACTTACTCGGCTGCGCTCTGTCAGGTTGCACTCGATCGCGGTGCCTGGATTGCGGAGCGACTCAACCTCCCCGGCGACATCGACGGTTGGCGCACGGATGCCGCCCATCTTCGCCAGACCATCCTCGAAGAGGCATGGGACCCCGAGCAAAACGCCCTGACCGAACACATCGGCGGCAAGCAGCGCAGTGGACTCGATTCCAGTGCCCTGACGCTTCCCTTGCGTCGGGTTCTCCGCGCTGATCATCCTCGGATGGTCGCCACCACCGAAGCGATTCGGCGTACCCTTGATGCCGGAAACGGACTCCTGTTCCGCTACCATCCCGAGCGATCACCCGATGGTTTGCCTGGCGAGGAGGGGGCATTCCTCCTCTGCAGCTTCTGGCTCGTCGATAACCTGACTCTCCAGGGACGAATCGACGAGGCTCTCGACCTTTACAATTCGCTGTGTGCTCGCGCCAACTCCGTCGGTCTGCTTTCCGAGCAAATCGACCCCTCCAGCGGCCGGTTCCTCGGCAATTTTCCCCAGGCGTTCAGCCACGTCGGGGTGATTACCTCCGGAGTCACGCTTTCCCGAGCGATCCAAGCCGAAAGCCGCAATCTTGGCCAGGGGACCTGATACCGTACCGGTCCCGACCGCTCGCAACACTCCGGGTCGGTCCGCTTGCCTTGCCGAGCCTCGATCGGCCGATTCTAATGAGAGAGTACGCATCGTCACGCCACCTCGCATCGGTCCGGGCAAGGCCCGTTCTGATCAAAGGTGTTTCGACGACAGGCAATTCCCGCCTGATCCCCCGCTCTCCGTTGCCGATGAGGTCCGCCCGATGGAGTTCCCGCCGATCGCCCAGGTCCGCCAGTCCGTTCCTCAGCCCCGGGTCGATGACATTCCTGGCACCGTCCGCCGCCTGATCCGCGAAAGCCGGATCACCGATCGTGTGCCGGCCGGTGGGCGTGTGGCGGTTGGGGTCGGAAGCCGAGGGATCAACACCATCTTCGTCATTGCCAAGGCGGCGATCGACGAACTCAAGGCGATGGGCTTCCACCCCTTTATTGTCGCCGCAATGGGCAGTCACGGTGGCAACACCTCCGAAGGGCAGCGCGAGCTATTGGCCGAGTACGGCATCACCCCCGATCGCCTTGGCGTCGAGGTGAAGACCGACATGGAAACGACCGTCATCGGCACCAGCCCGATCGGCCTTCCCATCCACTTCGACAATAACGCCCTGGCTGCCGACGGCATCGTTCTGCTCAACCGCGTCAAACCACACACCGACTTCACCAGCGAGTTCGAGTCGGGCATCCTCAAGATGATGGTCATCGGCCTCGGCAAGCGCGAAGGGGCCAGCCAGATTCACAAGCTTGGCCTCACCGGCATGCGGGAGGTGCTCCCGGCCGTGGGCAAGTTCCTGATCAAGAACACCCCCTTCGCGCTTGGCCTTGCCATCCTCGAAAACGCAAAGGACGAACCGGCTGAGATCGTCCCTGTCGATCCCGACACGATCCTCGACATCGAGCCTCAACTCTTGCAGCGAGCCCGAGCTTTGATGGGGCGATTGCCCTTCGATCAGATCGACGTGCTCGTCGTCGGAGAGATCGGTAAGAATTACTCCGGAGCCGGCATGGACCCCAACGTCATCGGCCGACTGATGGTCGAGACGATGCCCGACTTCGACCGCCCAAAGGTCACTCGCCTGGCCGTCCTCGATGTTTCCGAGGAAAGCCACGGCAATATCGTCGGCGTCGGCTTCGCCGACCTGGCCACCGAGCGGATCGTTGAGAAGATGGACCCCGAACCGTTTCGGATCAACGTCCTCACCTCCTGCTTCCTCGAACGTGCCCGGATTCCGATCACCTTGCCGACCGATCAGGAGGTCCTCCGAGTCTGCCTGGAAACCTGCTGGCGGATCTCCCCCGACGAGGCCCGGGTCGTCTTCATCCCCAACACCCTTGAGGTCGATCACCTCTGGGTGACTCCCGCCCTCAAGGCCGATGTCGAGGCTCACCCCCACCTCAGCTTCGAAACCGACTTCCAGTCGATCCCGCTCGACGAGGCCGGAACCCTTGATCAGGAATCCCTCTTTCCCCACAGCGTCCGAGGCCGTCGCGCTTCCGGCGCATACGTCTCCGCCTGACCGAGAGCGGGGCACCAAGGAGCCGCTTGGTGTCCCTCCCTTGCGATCGCCGGGATCAACCTTCGAACGATTTGTAGCTCTGGTCAGTCCTTGACTTCCGACTCGATTCTCTGGATGGGTTTGGTCGGGTCGAACCCTTCCAGCGGGGCATCCTCGGGGTTGAGATCAAACCGGAGCCGGCCGAAGGCCGGCGGGCCTGGAGCGCGTCGAACGGGCATCGGGGCGACAATCCGATCAGGCACGGTCTCTCCCTTCGCCAGGCTCATCGCGTTCCGATAGGCAAGAATGCCGAGCACCCGATCGTCCGCGAAGGCCGCCGCCGAGGCGAACGATCCCTGCACGATGTCGAAGCTCTGCGGGTCCACCAGGAACCCCGCCACCGACACTCCCGTTCCCTTGGGCAGTTCACTCCGCTCGATCGTCGAGCCGAGAAAACTTGTATCGTCTCCCGTCAGAACCATGGCCAGTTCCGGTCGTTCCTTCAACGTCTCCAGCACCATGTTCCCGACGTCATACTGACCTCCCGAAACAGCTTGGGGGCCGGCTCCGATCGTCTCGATCCCTGCCTCGGACAGTGCGTCAAACAGAGCCTGAGCGCGGCGATCTGCCTCGGGAAAATCCTCCGTGTACACAACCAGGGCAGGACCTTCGGACGATTTGCCCAGGGCGGTCGCGTCGGTTGCCGCAGCCTCGACCAACGTCTCAGCGGCGATCCCATAATCGCCCCGGACGATGACCGGCACCGGATCACCGTCGGCGGTCACTTGGTCGAGAATCGTTACGACCTGGATTCCGCGACTCCTGGCCTCGGCAATCGCGGGACCAAGGGTCTCGGCATCATCGACCACGACGACCATTGCCGATGTGCCCTCCTGGCTCACTCGGCGGACGAACTCCGCCATCGATTCTCCGTCACCAGCGGTCCGAACCGTGAAAATTCCATTCTGCTTTGAGGCGTCAAGCTGTGCCGCCTCTTTCCAGATCAACGGCTGCGTCTTCGGCTGGTTCGGCAGCAAAAACGTGATCCGAGGCGACCCGGTCCCCGATTTCGGGATGGCTGGCAGATCCGCCGGCCCCGAAAGACCGCCTTTCTCCCTCGTTGCAGGAGGGTTGCGTTCGTCTTGCGTCTCTCCACAACCCGCGACTAGAACAACCGGCAAGAGGGCTACCCAAACCCACATCGCCGCGGCGGACCGGCTCATCACGGAATCAATCCTCCGACCGGGAACCTTCACCGTTCGTTCCTTTGCCCTTGGAATCGAGCCTCGAGGGGGGCCTGACCGGATCTCCTTCGATCTGTCCTCGCCGTTCTCGGTGCCGATCCTACAGGCGTATTCTACGCAATCTCCCTCCCGATGCCACTGCCACCGGCTACTCCTCCTGGCGCTGATTTGTGTGACTGCCCCCGTCTCTTTTCTCGATACTCTTGTCGTGGACTTTTCCTTCTGTTCCGCTTCCTTCGAGCCGGTTCTCCCTCGATGCGCACCTCACTTCCTCCTCAACGCTTCCATCCCCGACGCCTCCTGCATCGAACCGAACCACGAAGGCTCCTCCGCGCGAAACGAACCCATTTCGGGGGCGCTCCAAGACGGAACGAACCCATTTCAATCTGCGCAACCGCAATCTCGGAAAGCAATTTCGATCAATTACAGTCAGCGCTCCGGAGCGTTCCAGAACCCGTTCCGGATCAGACCAGATTCAGTAGCCGGGCGATCAACGCCACGCTGATCCAGAGCACCTGCGTCACGGCAAGAGTCGCCAGCGCTCGAATCAGTGATCGCCGTCCGAGCCGAGCCATCGACCGGGTCAGAACCGTCTTCGGCATCGGGTCCACGAAGCGAACCACGAGCACATACGCAGGAACAAGCAGCAAGACGGGAAGGATCAGCAGGGTCCCCGTTTCACCAAGGGTCCGCATCAACCCAAACGCCAGCGCGAAGACCGCGACGATCCCCATCACGGTCCGGAGACCGAGTTGTCGGTCCTTCGCCTGGTACACCTCGGGCTGCTGCAAGGGGGTGCCTGGCAGCTCCGAGACGAGCCACCAGAGCAACCCCTGGATGGCCAACGCATGGCCGATCTTCCCGTTGCGGATCAGGGCGGGAACCTCTCTCGACGGAACGAGGTGCAGGCGCAACTCCTCTCCCTCGTCACAGTTCGGTTCGGCGACTTTCCGAGCGTTCCGAATCAGGATGGTCGTGATTCGCGAGGTCAACAGCGACGGGCACGCCCAGACGGTCCCCAGCACGATCGGCGGATCCCCTGCGTATCCGGTTTCCTCCAGAAGTTCCCGAGCCCCGGCCTGGATGGGGTCCTCGCCGGGGTCGAGCAGCCCGCCGGGAGGCTCCAGGCTCTCCGTCGCCGATCCGGCCCGGAACTGCT includes:
- a CDS encoding lactate racemase domain-containing protein, which produces MEFPPIAQVRQSVPQPRVDDIPGTVRRLIRESRITDRVPAGGRVAVGVGSRGINTIFVIAKAAIDELKAMGFHPFIVAAMGSHGGNTSEGQRELLAEYGITPDRLGVEVKTDMETTVIGTSPIGLPIHFDNNALAADGIVLLNRVKPHTDFTSEFESGILKMMVIGLGKREGASQIHKLGLTGMREVLPAVGKFLIKNTPFALGLAILENAKDEPAEIVPVDPDTILDIEPQLLQRARALMGRLPFDQIDVLVVGEIGKNYSGAGMDPNVIGRLMVETMPDFDRPKVTRLAVLDVSEESHGNIVGVGFADLATERIVEKMDPEPFRINVLTSCFLERARIPITLPTDQEVLRVCLETCWRISPDEARVVFIPNTLEVDHLWVTPALKADVEAHPHLSFETDFQSIPLDEAGTLDQESLFPHSVRGRRASGAYVSA
- a CDS encoding substrate-binding domain-containing protein, translating into MSRSAAAMWVWVALLPVVLVAGCGETQDERNPPATREKGGLSGPADLPAIPKSGTGSPRITFLLPNQPKTQPLIWKEAAQLDASKQNGIFTVRTAGDGESMAEFVRRVSQEGTSAMVVVVDDAETLGPAIAEARSRGIQVVTILDQVTADGDPVPVIVRGDYGIAAETLVEAAATDATALGKSSEGPALVVYTEDFPEADRRAQALFDALSEAGIETIGAGPQAVSGGQYDVGNMVLETLKERPELAMVLTGDDTSFLGSTIERSELPKGTGVSVAGFLVDPQSFDIVQGSFASAAAFADDRVLGILAYRNAMSLAKGETVPDRIVAPMPVRRAPGPPAFGRLRFDLNPEDAPLEGFDPTKPIQRIESEVKD
- a CDS encoding NUDIX hydrolase, producing MSASTEPQPPQRDRAQAQASWSREPEGDSTLESNWLITLRRERYRSRRSGIAHDFYVVHLADAVNVIALTPENRLILVEQFRAGSATESLEPPGGLLDPGEDPIQAGARELLEETGYAGDPPIVLGTVWACPSLLTSRITTILIRNARKVAEPNCDEGEELRLHLVPSREVPALIRNGKIGHALAIQGLLWWLVSELPGTPLQQPEVYQAKDRQLGLRTVMGIVAVFALAFGLMRTLGETGTLLILPVLLLVPAYVLVVRFVDPMPKTVLTRSMARLGRRSLIRALATLAVTQVLWISVALIARLLNLV